A portion of the Vespula vulgaris chromosome 14, iyVesVulg1.1, whole genome shotgun sequence genome contains these proteins:
- the LOC127069070 gene encoding mycosubtilin synthase subunit C isoform X3 — MCFFDLRYFLHVKSIGMGTLQQQSILKGRQVNGNEEVELLHKLFSETARRHVDNIAIIFEDANGEVREMTYKKLDKLTNRLARALGKYSEKVRIDGQPLVAVCMRPTERLPIILLSILKAGMAYLPLDPEFPSTRLKHILQEAEPMVVILEKEADISLYAGTITKTYEQLLDEARMESDDILEYEENSKQLAIVLYTSGSTGIPKGVLIRHSTILNRLNWQWRELPYWTEENRCIFKTALTFVDSVPEIWGPLLQGRTLVIVPREVTKNPEKFVQSLEKHKIQRLVLVPSLLQSMLMYLKLQNKQNSLPSLKLWICSGETLSISLADQFFVTFHDDNRMLANFYGSTEIMGDVTYHIMRDRNDLRISEKVPIGNPLDNCMVYLVNQDMRLVPQGEIGELLVAGRNLAAGYLRDRESHRFMDNPYAIDPENDEIANCDYTGVSEEDLAKAKVLFPTIATVIGASNRGTVNLDGNFYELGGNSLNSIYTVTKLRDQGYSIGITEFITAKTLADVLKLLKTNIKDDTLKENIDEERRHFEMLNNSHKEDAIKIITESFYSKADLEQWLIDDISREDYRKLMEKLWVPLVEKDLSFVVKSSQDDRVIGVSLNFDLWDEPEVELESKLTIVFDFLEYLEKPIREKKLPKGKGQIIHNFMMATHSDLAPAENVIIMGEMEEYCLRVARKREYAGIFTTNTSPLTQQLAIDVYAYETMLTYRVNEYIAPDDSKPFGRAPDSQVAICSLKMID, encoded by the exons ATGTGTTTCTTCGatcttagatattttttacacGTTAAAAGTATCGGT ATGGGTACCCTGCAACAACAATCAATTTTAAAAGGTCGCCAAGTGAACGGGAACGAAGAGGTGGAATTACTTCACAAATTGTTCAGCGAGACAGCACGTAGACATGTCGATAATATTGCAATCATTTTCGAAG ATGCTAACGGCGAGGTACGGGAAATGACCTACAAAAAGTTAGATAAATTAACGAATCGATTAGCAAGAGCATTAGGAAAATATTCCGAGAAAGTTAGAATTGATGGTCAACCTTTGGTAGCCGTTTGTATGAGACCAACCGAAAGATtaccaataattttattatcgatattgaaAGCTGGCATGGCTTATTTACCTTTGGACCCTGAATTCCCATCGACGAGGTTGAAACACATCTTGCAGGAGGCTGAACCAATGGTGGTGATCCTCGAGAAAGAAG CGGATATTTCGCTATATGCCGGGACGATAACGAAAACTTATGAACAACTATTGGACGAAGCTCGAATGGAAAGCGACGACATTTTGGAATATGAAGAGAATTCAAAACAATTGGCTATCGTACTCTATACTTCCGGTAGTACAGGAATTCCAAAAG gtgTCCTGATACGCCACTCGACTATCTTGAATCGATTGAACTGGCAATGGCGAGAATTACCTTATTGGACGGAAGAGAATCGTTGCATCTTCAAAACGGCTTTAACGTTCGTCGACAGTGTACCAGAAATTTGGGGTCCTTTGTTACAAGGTCGTACATTGGTCATTGTTCCCAGGGAAGTAACGAAAAATCCTGAAAAATTCGTACAATCTTTGGAAAAGCACAAG ATTCAACGACTGGTCTTGGTGCCATCTCTCCTACAATCTATGCTGATGTATCTTAAATTACAG AATAAGCAAAACTCATTGCCTTCTTTGAAACTTTGGATTTGTTCCGGTGAGACATTGTCGATTTCCTTAGCAGACCAGTTCTTCGTAACCTTTCATGATGATAATAGAATGTTGGCAAATTTTTATGGAAGCACTGAGATCATGGGGGATGTCACTTACCATATAATGCGCGATCGTAACGATCTAAGGATATCAGAGAAAGTACCCATCG GCAATCCTTTAGATAATTGCATGGTCTATTTAGTTAACCAAGATATGCGTTTGGTGCCTCAAGGAGAAATCGGCGAATTGTTAGTAGCTGGTAGAAATTTGGCAGCTGGCTATTTGCGAGATCGAGAATCTCATCGATTTATGGATAATCCATATGCGATCGATCCAG AGAACGACGAAATTGCTAATTGCGATTATACTGGTGTATCAGAAGAGGATCTTGCGAAAGCCAAAGTATTGTTTCCCACGATTGCAACCGTAATTGGTGCGAGCAATCGAGGAACGGTAAATTTGGATGGCAACTTTTACGAACTCGGTGGAAATTCTTTGAATTCTATCTATACCGTTACGAAATTGAGGGATCAAGGTTATTCCATTGGCATAACGGAATTTATCACGGCTAAAACATTGGCCGATGTTTTAAAACTGTTGAAGACTAACATCAAGGACGATACTTTAAAAGAGAACATTGACGAGGAGCGACGACATTTCGAGATGTTGAACAATTCACACAAAGAGGATGCGATCAA AATAATCACAGAAAGTTTCTATTCGAAAGCCGATTTAGAGCAATGGTTGATAGATGACATAAGCAGagaggattatagaaaattgatGGAAAAGTTATGGGTGCCATTGGTCGAAAAAGATTTAAGTTTCGTCGTAAAATCGTCTCAAGACGATCGAGTGATCGGCGTTAGCTTGAATTTTGATCTATGGGACGAGCCAGAAGTCGAACTTGAGTCAAAATTGACGATAGTTTTTgattttctcgaatatttagaaaaaccaattagggaaaaaaaattaccgaAAGGCAAGGGGCagataatacataattttatgatgGCAACGCATTCCGATTTAGCACCAGCggaaaatgttataattatgGGAGAAATGGAAGAATATTGTTTGAGAGTTGCCAGGAAGAGGGAATACGCTGGGATCTTCACGACGAATACGAGCCCTTTGACGCAG CAACTTGCTATAGACGTATATGCGTATGAAACGATGTTGACCTACCGAGTGAACGAATATATAGCACCGGATGATTCAAAGCCATTCGGTAGGGCACCAGACTCTCAAGTGGCAATTTGTTCATTGAAAATGATCGACTAG
- the LOC127069069 gene encoding uncharacterized protein LOC127069069: protein MIGTMRLLLSSFLITMQFCVNVCLSSGDGGPNSPIFNLDHTALEKNLAAIFIKVAHSSATTKRSVPAYDAQVSASTTLSTVPSPLTTFTTATTTTATKSTTTTTTTTTRAITTSAINPSLHSIRIPVPRATASSGIRDLPSYAPPSRALFTPPLPPEYLHPFADKPTLRGTNSDVHTGARRPVPPPSLTPAHERIPIRPPDLVQVPASHGPERHSHSRNKAINTSNANSKSGLDFAENEKRNNSNEFVPTLHYPSISRILSGSNGRKQDIPEILLKPLATKSPLQNVPLVITTERMSTSTTMLVTTTTATGTTTMMPMTSTVDPFRKVTQPTIFNLPNTRRQENDGDYQHGLRTENGFKTDNIEIVDTERLPYPQPQPPAPPSKKPNDKGGDSLVPHIDTHPLESTWKIAWSLHVYVAAIMFTLMALYSIYKIVRFNEATNLLTQSYFLAVHLLLTTVCTLRCFHLFYDAYNLGHSLPEPLSRVLMYLPAPLLSAAFATLVLYLARCSEAPSLNNKLLSPAALVLFSTVHIVLCVSLHVSTHVLGYRDEAEILPLVCQCIYIIVCVTLGLCYVYVYRVVRSQIHITNNKTAGVNHVVAGIDPSTVALSTAITTTTATAMLFILMGFVQLYGIFGIRERSQPYPWLWWGWQFSVRLLELSVCGLLVWVASLSQYPLREKQLQQHPAHSGFALFPCGSSTSTENMDDVLYPAICSTNQAIQNYTMRTGKQVYDDSFPLNTLPEHLNISGTFERHSIRKSGTMGHFPHEGRGSLSRHGNGVQTLRNSESRGRHTPVPALHEQAPTTGSTMLVAEDGFVRFRSLGAEEDELSDSQSMVGTHGRGSSLAGSVRFNARHTNIQHQHQHSQHQHQHQHQHSLQHSHPSQHQTSHHQLYNNT from the exons ATGATAGGAACGATGCGCTTGCTTCTCTCGTCATTCTTAATTACCATGCAATTTTGTGTGAACGTTTGCCTGTCAAGCGGTGACGGTGGCCCTAATAGTCCTATCTTCAACTTAGATCATACGGCGTTAGAGAAGAATCTCGCTGCGATATTTATCAAGGTCGCACACAGTTCGGCCACCACGAAACGTAGCGTACCTGCTTATGACGCTCAAGTTTCAGCCAGTACTACCTTATCGACCGTACCGTCGCCTTTAACAACCTTCACCACCGCTACGACCACAACGGCGACTAAgtcaacgacgacaacgacgacaacgacgactagAGCTATAACAACCTCTGCGATTAATCCCTCGTTACATTCTATAAGAATTCCAGTACCTCGTGCTACAGCATCCTCGGGCATACGCGATTTACCATCGTATGCACCGCCTTCGCGAGCCTTGTTTACACCACCCCTGCCGCCGGAGTACCTTCATCCATTCGCCGACAAGCCAACGCTTAGGGGGACAAATTCTGACGTACATACTGGCGCAAGAAGGCCCGTACCACCCCCTAGTCTTACCCCCGCGCACGAGAGAATACCAATCAGGCCACCTGACCTAGTACAAGTGCCTGCTTCCCATGGTCCAGAGAGACACTCGCATTCCAGAAATAAAGCCATCAATACGAGCAACGCCAATTCAAAATCCGGGCTTGACTTCGCcgagaacgagaagagaaataactCGAACGAGTTCGTACCGACTCTTCATTATCCAAGTATATCGCGCATTCTTTCCGGTAGCAATGGTAGAAAACAAGACATTCCCGAGATTCTTTTGAAACCACTTGCTACAAAGAGCCCGTTGCAGAACGTACCACTGGTTATAACGACCGAGAGAATGAGTACGTCGACGACGATGTTAGTAACGACGACAACCGCTACAGGAACGACTACTATGATGCCGATGACGAGTACGGTCGATCCGTTTAGAAAGGTTACTCAACCGACTATCTTCAACCTGCCAAATACGAGAAGACAGGAGAACGACGGTGATTATCAACATGGCCTGAGAACGGAGAACGGTTTCAAGACGGATAATATCGAGATAGTCGATACAGAAAGACTGCCATATCCTCAACCTCAACCACCAGCACCACCGTCGAAGAAACCAAACGACAAGGGCGGTGATTCTTTGGTACCTCACATAGACACGCATCCTTTAGAATCGACTTGGAAAATCGCCTGGTCTCTTCACGTTTACGTCGCAGCCATCATGTTTACCCTGATGGCGTTGTACTCGATCTACAAGATCGTTCGTTTCAACGAAGCTACCAATCTTCTTACCCAGTCGTACTTCCTCGCCGTTCATCTTCTCTTGACGACCGTCTGTACTCTGAGGTGTTTTCATCTGTTCTACGATGCCTACAATTTGGGCCATTCTTTGCCGGAACCGTTGTCACGGGTTTTAATGTACTTACCGGCACCGTTGTTGTCGGCAGCCTTTGCAACGCTCGTGCTGTATTTAGCCCGATGCTCCGAGGCACCGTCGCTGAACAACAAACTCTTATCTCCAGCTGCCCTAGTTTTATTCTCAACCGTTCACATAGTTCTCTGCGTCTCTCTCCACGTGTCCACTCACGTGTTAGGTTATCGAGATGAAGCAGAGATATTGCCCCTAGTTTGTCAGTGTATCTACATCATTGTCTGCGTTACACTCGGCCTCTGTTATGTTTACGTGTATCGTGTCGTACGCTCGCAAATACACATTACGAACAATAAGACTGCTGGTGTCAATCACGTGGTCGCTGGCATCGATCCTTCGACCGTGGCATTGAGTACGGCCATTACGACGACTACAGCGACAGCAATGCTCTTCATACTGATGGGTTTTGTTCAGCTTTACGGTATATTTGGCATACGTGAACGTTCTCAGCCTTATCCTTGGCTCTGGTGGGGTTGGCAGTTCTCCGTCAGGTTACTGGAACTCTCCGTTTGTGGGCTATTGGTTTGGGTCGCTAGTCTCTCGCAGTATCCCCTACGAGAGAAACAACTCCAACAACATCCAGCTCATTCGGGTTTTGCCCTCTTCCCATGTGGGAGTTCCACGTCTACGGAGAACATGGACGATGTATTGTATCCAGCGATATGCAGCACCAATCAAGCGATACAAAATTATACCATGAGGACTGGAAAACAAGTCTACGACGACAGTTTTCCACTTAACACGTTGCCCGAACATTTGAACATATCAg GTACCTTCGAAAGGCATTCCATTCGCAAGTCCGGCACGATGGGTCATTTTCCGCATGAAGGCCGGGGATCATTGAGTCGTCATGGCAACGGTGTGCAAACTTTGAGAAATTCCGAAAGTCGGGGCAGGCATACACCTGTTCCAGCTTTACACGAGCAAGCTCCGACAACTGGGTCTACGATGCTGGTGGCGGAAGACGGCTTCGTCAGGTTTCGAAGTTTAGGTGCGGAAGAAGACGAGTTGTCTGATAGCCAGAGTATGGTGGGAACTCATGGTAGAGGGAGTTCGTTGGCTGGTAGCGTTAGATTTAACGCGAGGCATACTAATATTCAACATCAACATCAGCATTCGCAACACCAGCATCAACATCAGCATCAACACTCGTTGCAACATTCTCACCCGAGCCAACATCAGACGAGTCATCATCAACTCTACAACAATACGTAG
- the LOC127069070 gene encoding zwittermicin A synthase ZmaJ isoform X2, with product MGTLQQQSILKGRQVNGNEEVELLHKLFSETARRHVDNIAIIFEDANGEVREMTYKKLDKLTNRLARALGKYSEKVRIDGQPLVAVCMRPTERLPIILLSILKAGMAYLPLDPEFPSTRLKHILQEAEPMVVILEKEADISLYAGTITKTYEQLLDEARMESDDILEYEENSKQLAIVLYTSGSTGIPKGVLIRHSTILNRLNWQWRELPYWTEENRCIFKTALTFVDSVPEIWGPLLQGRTLVIVPREVTKNPEKFVQSLEKHKIQRLVLVPSLLQSMLMYLKLQNKQNSLPSLKLWICSGETLSISLADQFFVTFHDDNRMLANFYGSTEIMGDVTYHIMRDRNDLRISEKVPIGNPLDNCMVYLVNQDMRLVPQGEIGELLVAGRNLAAGYLRDRESHRFMDNPYAIDPEYSRVFRTGDYAKIVKGTMVYEGRVDSQVKVRGHRVDLSEVEKIVSRMPEVDKAVVLCYKPGDLSQALLAFITVKEETKIGSREIEVALQKRMPLYMQPQVIIVNHIPLLTNGKTDRQMLFKQYESSKLVNENDEIANCDYTGVSEEDLAKAKVLFPTIATVIGASNRGTVNLDGNFYELGGNSLNSIYTVTKLRDQGYSIGITEFITAKTLADVLKLLKTNIKDDTLKENIDEERRHFEMLNNSHKEDAIKIITESFYSKADLEQWLIDDISREDYRKLMEKLWVPLVEKDLSFVVKSSQDDRVIGVSLNFDLWDEPEVELESKLTIVFDFLEYLEKPIREKKLPKGKGQIIHNFMMATHSDLAPAENVIIMGEMEEYCLRVARKREYAGIFTTNTSPLTQQLAIDVYAYETMLTYRVNEYIAPDDSKPFGRAPDSQVAICSLKMID from the exons ATGGGTACCCTGCAACAACAATCAATTTTAAAAGGTCGCCAAGTGAACGGGAACGAAGAGGTGGAATTACTTCACAAATTGTTCAGCGAGACAGCACGTAGACATGTCGATAATATTGCAATCATTTTCGAAG ATGCTAACGGCGAGGTACGGGAAATGACCTACAAAAAGTTAGATAAATTAACGAATCGATTAGCAAGAGCATTAGGAAAATATTCCGAGAAAGTTAGAATTGATGGTCAACCTTTGGTAGCCGTTTGTATGAGACCAACCGAAAGATtaccaataattttattatcgatattgaaAGCTGGCATGGCTTATTTACCTTTGGACCCTGAATTCCCATCGACGAGGTTGAAACACATCTTGCAGGAGGCTGAACCAATGGTGGTGATCCTCGAGAAAGAAG CGGATATTTCGCTATATGCCGGGACGATAACGAAAACTTATGAACAACTATTGGACGAAGCTCGAATGGAAAGCGACGACATTTTGGAATATGAAGAGAATTCAAAACAATTGGCTATCGTACTCTATACTTCCGGTAGTACAGGAATTCCAAAAG gtgTCCTGATACGCCACTCGACTATCTTGAATCGATTGAACTGGCAATGGCGAGAATTACCTTATTGGACGGAAGAGAATCGTTGCATCTTCAAAACGGCTTTAACGTTCGTCGACAGTGTACCAGAAATTTGGGGTCCTTTGTTACAAGGTCGTACATTGGTCATTGTTCCCAGGGAAGTAACGAAAAATCCTGAAAAATTCGTACAATCTTTGGAAAAGCACAAG ATTCAACGACTGGTCTTGGTGCCATCTCTCCTACAATCTATGCTGATGTATCTTAAATTACAG AATAAGCAAAACTCATTGCCTTCTTTGAAACTTTGGATTTGTTCCGGTGAGACATTGTCGATTTCCTTAGCAGACCAGTTCTTCGTAACCTTTCATGATGATAATAGAATGTTGGCAAATTTTTATGGAAGCACTGAGATCATGGGGGATGTCACTTACCATATAATGCGCGATCGTAACGATCTAAGGATATCAGAGAAAGTACCCATCG GCAATCCTTTAGATAATTGCATGGTCTATTTAGTTAACCAAGATATGCGTTTGGTGCCTCAAGGAGAAATCGGCGAATTGTTAGTAGCTGGTAGAAATTTGGCAGCTGGCTATTTGCGAGATCGAGAATCTCATCGATTTATGGATAATCCATATGCGATCGATCCAG AATACTCGAGAGTTTTCCGGACCGGTGATTACGCAAAAATCGTTAAAGGGACGATGGTTTACGAAGGGCGCGTCGATTCTCAAGTCAAAGTTCGGGGTCATAGGGTCGATCTTTCCGAAGTTGAAAAAATCGTTTCGAGAATGCCGGAAGTCGATAAGGCCGTAGTACTTTGTTACAAGCCTGGTGATTTGTCGCAG gcATTGCTAGCGTTTATAACGGTAAAGGAAGAAACTAAGATCGGTAGTAGGGAGATCGAAGTTGCCTTACAAAAGAGAATGCCACTTTATATGCAACCTCAGGTTATAATCGTTAATCACATACCGCTTTTAACGAACGGTAAAACCGATCGTCAGATGCTGTTCAAGCAATATGAATCATCGAAGCTCGTTAATG AGAACGACGAAATTGCTAATTGCGATTATACTGGTGTATCAGAAGAGGATCTTGCGAAAGCCAAAGTATTGTTTCCCACGATTGCAACCGTAATTGGTGCGAGCAATCGAGGAACGGTAAATTTGGATGGCAACTTTTACGAACTCGGTGGAAATTCTTTGAATTCTATCTATACCGTTACGAAATTGAGGGATCAAGGTTATTCCATTGGCATAACGGAATTTATCACGGCTAAAACATTGGCCGATGTTTTAAAACTGTTGAAGACTAACATCAAGGACGATACTTTAAAAGAGAACATTGACGAGGAGCGACGACATTTCGAGATGTTGAACAATTCACACAAAGAGGATGCGATCAA AATAATCACAGAAAGTTTCTATTCGAAAGCCGATTTAGAGCAATGGTTGATAGATGACATAAGCAGagaggattatagaaaattgatGGAAAAGTTATGGGTGCCATTGGTCGAAAAAGATTTAAGTTTCGTCGTAAAATCGTCTCAAGACGATCGAGTGATCGGCGTTAGCTTGAATTTTGATCTATGGGACGAGCCAGAAGTCGAACTTGAGTCAAAATTGACGATAGTTTTTgattttctcgaatatttagaaaaaccaattagggaaaaaaaattaccgaAAGGCAAGGGGCagataatacataattttatgatgGCAACGCATTCCGATTTAGCACCAGCggaaaatgttataattatgGGAGAAATGGAAGAATATTGTTTGAGAGTTGCCAGGAAGAGGGAATACGCTGGGATCTTCACGACGAATACGAGCCCTTTGACGCAG CAACTTGCTATAGACGTATATGCGTATGAAACGATGTTGACCTACCGAGTGAACGAATATATAGCACCGGATGATTCAAAGCCATTCGGTAGGGCACCAGACTCTCAAGTGGCAATTTGTTCATTGAAAATGATCGACTAG
- the LOC127069070 gene encoding zwittermicin A synthase ZmaJ isoform X1, whose product MCFFDLRYFLHVKSIGMGTLQQQSILKGRQVNGNEEVELLHKLFSETARRHVDNIAIIFEDANGEVREMTYKKLDKLTNRLARALGKYSEKVRIDGQPLVAVCMRPTERLPIILLSILKAGMAYLPLDPEFPSTRLKHILQEAEPMVVILEKEADISLYAGTITKTYEQLLDEARMESDDILEYEENSKQLAIVLYTSGSTGIPKGVLIRHSTILNRLNWQWRELPYWTEENRCIFKTALTFVDSVPEIWGPLLQGRTLVIVPREVTKNPEKFVQSLEKHKIQRLVLVPSLLQSMLMYLKLQNKQNSLPSLKLWICSGETLSISLADQFFVTFHDDNRMLANFYGSTEIMGDVTYHIMRDRNDLRISEKVPIGNPLDNCMVYLVNQDMRLVPQGEIGELLVAGRNLAAGYLRDRESHRFMDNPYAIDPEYSRVFRTGDYAKIVKGTMVYEGRVDSQVKVRGHRVDLSEVEKIVSRMPEVDKAVVLCYKPGDLSQALLAFITVKEETKIGSREIEVALQKRMPLYMQPQVIIVNHIPLLTNGKTDRQMLFKQYESSKLVNENDEIANCDYTGVSEEDLAKAKVLFPTIATVIGASNRGTVNLDGNFYELGGNSLNSIYTVTKLRDQGYSIGITEFITAKTLADVLKLLKTNIKDDTLKENIDEERRHFEMLNNSHKEDAIKIITESFYSKADLEQWLIDDISREDYRKLMEKLWVPLVEKDLSFVVKSSQDDRVIGVSLNFDLWDEPEVELESKLTIVFDFLEYLEKPIREKKLPKGKGQIIHNFMMATHSDLAPAENVIIMGEMEEYCLRVARKREYAGIFTTNTSPLTQQLAIDVYAYETMLTYRVNEYIAPDDSKPFGRAPDSQVAICSLKMID is encoded by the exons ATGTGTTTCTTCGatcttagatattttttacacGTTAAAAGTATCGGT ATGGGTACCCTGCAACAACAATCAATTTTAAAAGGTCGCCAAGTGAACGGGAACGAAGAGGTGGAATTACTTCACAAATTGTTCAGCGAGACAGCACGTAGACATGTCGATAATATTGCAATCATTTTCGAAG ATGCTAACGGCGAGGTACGGGAAATGACCTACAAAAAGTTAGATAAATTAACGAATCGATTAGCAAGAGCATTAGGAAAATATTCCGAGAAAGTTAGAATTGATGGTCAACCTTTGGTAGCCGTTTGTATGAGACCAACCGAAAGATtaccaataattttattatcgatattgaaAGCTGGCATGGCTTATTTACCTTTGGACCCTGAATTCCCATCGACGAGGTTGAAACACATCTTGCAGGAGGCTGAACCAATGGTGGTGATCCTCGAGAAAGAAG CGGATATTTCGCTATATGCCGGGACGATAACGAAAACTTATGAACAACTATTGGACGAAGCTCGAATGGAAAGCGACGACATTTTGGAATATGAAGAGAATTCAAAACAATTGGCTATCGTACTCTATACTTCCGGTAGTACAGGAATTCCAAAAG gtgTCCTGATACGCCACTCGACTATCTTGAATCGATTGAACTGGCAATGGCGAGAATTACCTTATTGGACGGAAGAGAATCGTTGCATCTTCAAAACGGCTTTAACGTTCGTCGACAGTGTACCAGAAATTTGGGGTCCTTTGTTACAAGGTCGTACATTGGTCATTGTTCCCAGGGAAGTAACGAAAAATCCTGAAAAATTCGTACAATCTTTGGAAAAGCACAAG ATTCAACGACTGGTCTTGGTGCCATCTCTCCTACAATCTATGCTGATGTATCTTAAATTACAG AATAAGCAAAACTCATTGCCTTCTTTGAAACTTTGGATTTGTTCCGGTGAGACATTGTCGATTTCCTTAGCAGACCAGTTCTTCGTAACCTTTCATGATGATAATAGAATGTTGGCAAATTTTTATGGAAGCACTGAGATCATGGGGGATGTCACTTACCATATAATGCGCGATCGTAACGATCTAAGGATATCAGAGAAAGTACCCATCG GCAATCCTTTAGATAATTGCATGGTCTATTTAGTTAACCAAGATATGCGTTTGGTGCCTCAAGGAGAAATCGGCGAATTGTTAGTAGCTGGTAGAAATTTGGCAGCTGGCTATTTGCGAGATCGAGAATCTCATCGATTTATGGATAATCCATATGCGATCGATCCAG AATACTCGAGAGTTTTCCGGACCGGTGATTACGCAAAAATCGTTAAAGGGACGATGGTTTACGAAGGGCGCGTCGATTCTCAAGTCAAAGTTCGGGGTCATAGGGTCGATCTTTCCGAAGTTGAAAAAATCGTTTCGAGAATGCCGGAAGTCGATAAGGCCGTAGTACTTTGTTACAAGCCTGGTGATTTGTCGCAG gcATTGCTAGCGTTTATAACGGTAAAGGAAGAAACTAAGATCGGTAGTAGGGAGATCGAAGTTGCCTTACAAAAGAGAATGCCACTTTATATGCAACCTCAGGTTATAATCGTTAATCACATACCGCTTTTAACGAACGGTAAAACCGATCGTCAGATGCTGTTCAAGCAATATGAATCATCGAAGCTCGTTAATG AGAACGACGAAATTGCTAATTGCGATTATACTGGTGTATCAGAAGAGGATCTTGCGAAAGCCAAAGTATTGTTTCCCACGATTGCAACCGTAATTGGTGCGAGCAATCGAGGAACGGTAAATTTGGATGGCAACTTTTACGAACTCGGTGGAAATTCTTTGAATTCTATCTATACCGTTACGAAATTGAGGGATCAAGGTTATTCCATTGGCATAACGGAATTTATCACGGCTAAAACATTGGCCGATGTTTTAAAACTGTTGAAGACTAACATCAAGGACGATACTTTAAAAGAGAACATTGACGAGGAGCGACGACATTTCGAGATGTTGAACAATTCACACAAAGAGGATGCGATCAA AATAATCACAGAAAGTTTCTATTCGAAAGCCGATTTAGAGCAATGGTTGATAGATGACATAAGCAGagaggattatagaaaattgatGGAAAAGTTATGGGTGCCATTGGTCGAAAAAGATTTAAGTTTCGTCGTAAAATCGTCTCAAGACGATCGAGTGATCGGCGTTAGCTTGAATTTTGATCTATGGGACGAGCCAGAAGTCGAACTTGAGTCAAAATTGACGATAGTTTTTgattttctcgaatatttagaaaaaccaattagggaaaaaaaattaccgaAAGGCAAGGGGCagataatacataattttatgatgGCAACGCATTCCGATTTAGCACCAGCggaaaatgttataattatgGGAGAAATGGAAGAATATTGTTTGAGAGTTGCCAGGAAGAGGGAATACGCTGGGATCTTCACGACGAATACGAGCCCTTTGACGCAG CAACTTGCTATAGACGTATATGCGTATGAAACGATGTTGACCTACCGAGTGAACGAATATATAGCACCGGATGATTCAAAGCCATTCGGTAGGGCACCAGACTCTCAAGTGGCAATTTGTTCATTGAAAATGATCGACTAG